In Phoenix dactylifera cultivar Barhee BC4 chromosome 11, palm_55x_up_171113_PBpolish2nd_filt_p, whole genome shotgun sequence, the following are encoded in one genomic region:
- the LOC103713780 gene encoding probable methyltransferase PMT9 isoform X2, producing MKPPQQQRGNVEGVLLSRKLFSSLLIALIVSLGVVCLYYGTSFAPGLRRRGHHPADGSDPVFRGFIAAASDEDDDPPSFSGDAADLVVKSFPVCDMRFSELIPCLDRNLIYQLKLKLNLSLMEHYERHCPPPSRRYNCLIPPPIGYKTAIGWPASRDEVWKVNVPHTHLAGEKSDQRWMVVNGDKINFPGGGTHFHFGAGRYIAHIAQMLKFPNDNLSDGGNIRTALDVGCGVASFGAYLLSHNIIAMSLAPNDVHENQIQFALERGIPSMLGVLGTKRLPYPSRSFELAHCSRCRIDWLQRDGILLLELDRVLRPGGYFVYSSPEAYATDEKNRRIWRAMSDLVQRMCWRIASKKNQTVIWAKPLTNGCYSRRDPGTIPPLCSSDNDPDAAWHVPMKPCITPYSKKVNRAKGSELVPWPQRLTTPPPRLEELGISSENFIEDNEIWHWRVMQYWKQMNSQIAKDSFRNVMDMRANLGGFAASLANKDVWVMNVVPVNESSKLKVIYDRGLLGTLHDWCESFSTYPRTYDLLHAWLLFSEIEKQGCNLEDLLIEMDRMLRPSGFIIIRDKVPVINYVRMFLTSLKWDLWSSEVEPKVDALSSGEERVLIVRKKLWKEGD from the exons ATGAAGCCTCCGCAGCAGCAGAGGGGCAACGTCGAGGGCGTTCTCCTGAGTCGGaagctcttctcctctctccttaTCGCTCTCATCGTCTCCCTCGGCGTCGTCTGCCTCTACTATGGCACCTCCTTCGCCCCCGGCCTTCGCCGCCGCGGCCACCACCCAGCCGACGGCTCCGACCCTGTCTTCCGGGGCTTCATCGCCGCCGCCTCTGACGAGGACGATGACCCTCCGTCGTTCTCCGGAGATGCCGCCGACCTCGTCGTCAAGTCCTTTCCC gtctgcGACATGAGATTCTCTGAGCTGATACCTTGCCTGGATCGGAATCTCATCTACCAGCTCAAACTGAAGCTCAATTTGAGTCTGATGGAGCACTACGAGCGCCACTGCCCTCCCCCGTCTCGCCGCTACAACTGCCTTATCCCTCCTCCCATTGGCTACAAG ACTGCGATAGGATGGCCAGCCAGCCGGGATGAGGTGTGGAAGGTGAACGTGCCCCACACTCACCTTGCTGGCGAGAAGTCTGATCAGAGGTGGATGGTGGTCAATGGCGACAAGATCAACTTCCCTGGTGGCGGGACACACTTCCACTTCGGGGCTGGCAGGTACATCGCCCACATTGCACAG ATGCTCAAGTTCCCAAATGATAACCTCAGCGATGGAGGGAACATTCGGACTGCCCTCGATGTTGGTTGTGGGGTTGCAAGCTTCGGCGCGTACCTTCTTTCTCATAACATCATTGCAATGTCTCTTGCACCCAACGACGTCCACGAGAACCAGATTCAGTTTGCACTTGAGAGGGGGATACCTTCGATGCTCGGTGTGCTGGGCACCAAACGGCTGCCATACCCGAGTCGCTCATTTGAACTAGCACACTGCTCTAGGTGCAGGATCGATTGGCTTCAGAGAGATGGGATCCTGTTGCTGGAACTGGATAGGGTGTTGAGGCCTGGGGGTTACTTTGTGTACTCTTCGCCGGAGGCTTATGCTACAGATGAGAAGAATAGAAGGATATGGAGAGCAATGAGTGATCTCGTTCAGAGGATGTGCTGGAGGATAGCTTCGAAGAAAAATCAGACTGTGATATGGGCCAAGCCTTTGACTAATGGGTGCTACTCAAGGAGAGATCCTGGGACCATACCTCCTTTGTGTAGCTCTGACAACGACCCTGATGCAGCTTGGCATGTGCCCATGAAGCCATGCATCACGCCATACTCTAAGA AGGTGAATAGAGCAAAAGGCAGTGAGCTGGTTCCATGGCCACAGAGGCTTACAACACCGCCACCTCGGTTGGAGGAACTTGGTATCAGTTCTGAGAATTTTATTGAAGACAAT GAAATATGGCATTGGAGAGTAATGCAGTATTGGAAGCAgatgaactctcagatagcaAAGGATTCTTTTAGAAATGTAATGGATATGAGGGCAAACCTTGGTGGATTTGCAGCATCCCTTGCAAATAAAGATGTGTGGGTCATGAACGTTGTTCCTGTCAATGAATCTAGCAAACTGAAAGTCATCTATGATCGAGGTTTACTTGGGACTCTTCATGACTG GTGTGAGTCCTTTTCTACATACCCACGTACCTATGATCTTCTTCATGCCTGGCTTCTGTTCTCTGAGATAGAGAAACAAGGTTGTAATTTGGAGGATCTTCTCATTGAGATGGACCGGATGCTGCGTCCTTCTGGCTTCATCATTATCAGAGACAAAGTTCCTGTAATAAATTATGTTCGGATGTTCTTGACATCATTGAAATGGGATCTCTGGTCGTCGGAGGTGGAACCAAAAGTTGATGCTCTGTCTTCAGGTGAAGAAAGGGTTCTGATTGTGAGGAAGAAGTTGTGGAAGGAGGGTGATTAA
- the LOC103713780 gene encoding probable methyltransferase PMT9 isoform X1, with amino-acid sequence MKPPQQQRGNVEGVLLSRKLFSSLLIALIVSLGVVCLYYGTSFAPGLRRRGHHPADGSDPVFRGFIAAASDEDDDPPSFSGDAADLVVKSFPVCDMRFSELIPCLDRNLIYQLKLKLNLSLMEHYERHCPPPSRRYNCLIPPPIGYKTAIGWPASRDEVWKVNVPHTHLAGEKSDQRWMVVNGDKINFPGGGTHFHFGAGRYIAHIAQMLKFPNDNLSDGGNIRTALDVGCGVASFGAYLLSHNIIAMSLAPNDVHENQIQFALERGIPSMLGVLGTKRLPYPSRSFELAHCSRCRIDWLQRDGILLLELDRVLRPGGYFVYSSPEAYATDEKNRRIWRAMSDLVQRMCWRIASKKNQTVIWAKPLTNGCYSRRDPGTIPPLCSSDNDPDAAWHVPMKPCITPYSKKEVNRAKGSELVPWPQRLTTPPPRLEELGISSENFIEDNEIWHWRVMQYWKQMNSQIAKDSFRNVMDMRANLGGFAASLANKDVWVMNVVPVNESSKLKVIYDRGLLGTLHDWCESFSTYPRTYDLLHAWLLFSEIEKQGCNLEDLLIEMDRMLRPSGFIIIRDKVPVINYVRMFLTSLKWDLWSSEVEPKVDALSSGEERVLIVRKKLWKEGD; translated from the exons ATGAAGCCTCCGCAGCAGCAGAGGGGCAACGTCGAGGGCGTTCTCCTGAGTCGGaagctcttctcctctctccttaTCGCTCTCATCGTCTCCCTCGGCGTCGTCTGCCTCTACTATGGCACCTCCTTCGCCCCCGGCCTTCGCCGCCGCGGCCACCACCCAGCCGACGGCTCCGACCCTGTCTTCCGGGGCTTCATCGCCGCCGCCTCTGACGAGGACGATGACCCTCCGTCGTTCTCCGGAGATGCCGCCGACCTCGTCGTCAAGTCCTTTCCC gtctgcGACATGAGATTCTCTGAGCTGATACCTTGCCTGGATCGGAATCTCATCTACCAGCTCAAACTGAAGCTCAATTTGAGTCTGATGGAGCACTACGAGCGCCACTGCCCTCCCCCGTCTCGCCGCTACAACTGCCTTATCCCTCCTCCCATTGGCTACAAG ACTGCGATAGGATGGCCAGCCAGCCGGGATGAGGTGTGGAAGGTGAACGTGCCCCACACTCACCTTGCTGGCGAGAAGTCTGATCAGAGGTGGATGGTGGTCAATGGCGACAAGATCAACTTCCCTGGTGGCGGGACACACTTCCACTTCGGGGCTGGCAGGTACATCGCCCACATTGCACAG ATGCTCAAGTTCCCAAATGATAACCTCAGCGATGGAGGGAACATTCGGACTGCCCTCGATGTTGGTTGTGGGGTTGCAAGCTTCGGCGCGTACCTTCTTTCTCATAACATCATTGCAATGTCTCTTGCACCCAACGACGTCCACGAGAACCAGATTCAGTTTGCACTTGAGAGGGGGATACCTTCGATGCTCGGTGTGCTGGGCACCAAACGGCTGCCATACCCGAGTCGCTCATTTGAACTAGCACACTGCTCTAGGTGCAGGATCGATTGGCTTCAGAGAGATGGGATCCTGTTGCTGGAACTGGATAGGGTGTTGAGGCCTGGGGGTTACTTTGTGTACTCTTCGCCGGAGGCTTATGCTACAGATGAGAAGAATAGAAGGATATGGAGAGCAATGAGTGATCTCGTTCAGAGGATGTGCTGGAGGATAGCTTCGAAGAAAAATCAGACTGTGATATGGGCCAAGCCTTTGACTAATGGGTGCTACTCAAGGAGAGATCCTGGGACCATACCTCCTTTGTGTAGCTCTGACAACGACCCTGATGCAGCTTGGCATGTGCCCATGAAGCCATGCATCACGCCATACTCTAAGA AAGAGGTGAATAGAGCAAAAGGCAGTGAGCTGGTTCCATGGCCACAGAGGCTTACAACACCGCCACCTCGGTTGGAGGAACTTGGTATCAGTTCTGAGAATTTTATTGAAGACAAT GAAATATGGCATTGGAGAGTAATGCAGTATTGGAAGCAgatgaactctcagatagcaAAGGATTCTTTTAGAAATGTAATGGATATGAGGGCAAACCTTGGTGGATTTGCAGCATCCCTTGCAAATAAAGATGTGTGGGTCATGAACGTTGTTCCTGTCAATGAATCTAGCAAACTGAAAGTCATCTATGATCGAGGTTTACTTGGGACTCTTCATGACTG GTGTGAGTCCTTTTCTACATACCCACGTACCTATGATCTTCTTCATGCCTGGCTTCTGTTCTCTGAGATAGAGAAACAAGGTTGTAATTTGGAGGATCTTCTCATTGAGATGGACCGGATGCTGCGTCCTTCTGGCTTCATCATTATCAGAGACAAAGTTCCTGTAATAAATTATGTTCGGATGTTCTTGACATCATTGAAATGGGATCTCTGGTCGTCGGAGGTGGAACCAAAAGTTGATGCTCTGTCTTCAGGTGAAGAAAGGGTTCTGATTGTGAGGAAGAAGTTGTGGAAGGAGGGTGATTAA
- the LOC103713780 gene encoding probable methyltransferase PMT9 isoform X3 — MKPPQQQRGNVEGVLLSRKLFSSLLIALIVSLGVVCLYYGTSFAPGLRRRGHHPADGSDPVFRGFIAAASDEDDDPPSFSGDAADLVVKSFPVCDMRFSELIPCLDRNLIYQLKLKLNLSLMEHYERHCPPPSRRYNCLIPPPIGYKTAIGWPASRDEVWKVNVPHTHLAGEKSDQRWMVVNGDKINFPGGGTHFHFGAGRYIAHIAQMLKFPNDNLSDGGNIRTALDVGCGVASFGAYLLSHNIIAMSLAPNDVHENQIQFALERGIPSMLGVLGTKRLPYPSRSFELAHCSRCRIDWLQRDGILLLELDRVLRPGGYFVYSSPEAYATDEKNRRIWRAMSDLVQRMCWRIASKKNQTVIWAKPLTNGCYSRRDPGTIPPLCSSDNDPDAAWHVPMKPCITPYSKKEVNRAKGSELVPWPQRLTTPPPRLEELGISSENFIEDNEIWHWRVMQYWKQMNSQIAKDSFRNVMDMRANLGGFAASLANKDVWVMNVVPVNESSKLKVIYDRGLLGTLHD, encoded by the exons ATGAAGCCTCCGCAGCAGCAGAGGGGCAACGTCGAGGGCGTTCTCCTGAGTCGGaagctcttctcctctctccttaTCGCTCTCATCGTCTCCCTCGGCGTCGTCTGCCTCTACTATGGCACCTCCTTCGCCCCCGGCCTTCGCCGCCGCGGCCACCACCCAGCCGACGGCTCCGACCCTGTCTTCCGGGGCTTCATCGCCGCCGCCTCTGACGAGGACGATGACCCTCCGTCGTTCTCCGGAGATGCCGCCGACCTCGTCGTCAAGTCCTTTCCC gtctgcGACATGAGATTCTCTGAGCTGATACCTTGCCTGGATCGGAATCTCATCTACCAGCTCAAACTGAAGCTCAATTTGAGTCTGATGGAGCACTACGAGCGCCACTGCCCTCCCCCGTCTCGCCGCTACAACTGCCTTATCCCTCCTCCCATTGGCTACAAG ACTGCGATAGGATGGCCAGCCAGCCGGGATGAGGTGTGGAAGGTGAACGTGCCCCACACTCACCTTGCTGGCGAGAAGTCTGATCAGAGGTGGATGGTGGTCAATGGCGACAAGATCAACTTCCCTGGTGGCGGGACACACTTCCACTTCGGGGCTGGCAGGTACATCGCCCACATTGCACAG ATGCTCAAGTTCCCAAATGATAACCTCAGCGATGGAGGGAACATTCGGACTGCCCTCGATGTTGGTTGTGGGGTTGCAAGCTTCGGCGCGTACCTTCTTTCTCATAACATCATTGCAATGTCTCTTGCACCCAACGACGTCCACGAGAACCAGATTCAGTTTGCACTTGAGAGGGGGATACCTTCGATGCTCGGTGTGCTGGGCACCAAACGGCTGCCATACCCGAGTCGCTCATTTGAACTAGCACACTGCTCTAGGTGCAGGATCGATTGGCTTCAGAGAGATGGGATCCTGTTGCTGGAACTGGATAGGGTGTTGAGGCCTGGGGGTTACTTTGTGTACTCTTCGCCGGAGGCTTATGCTACAGATGAGAAGAATAGAAGGATATGGAGAGCAATGAGTGATCTCGTTCAGAGGATGTGCTGGAGGATAGCTTCGAAGAAAAATCAGACTGTGATATGGGCCAAGCCTTTGACTAATGGGTGCTACTCAAGGAGAGATCCTGGGACCATACCTCCTTTGTGTAGCTCTGACAACGACCCTGATGCAGCTTGGCATGTGCCCATGAAGCCATGCATCACGCCATACTCTAAGA AAGAGGTGAATAGAGCAAAAGGCAGTGAGCTGGTTCCATGGCCACAGAGGCTTACAACACCGCCACCTCGGTTGGAGGAACTTGGTATCAGTTCTGAGAATTTTATTGAAGACAAT GAAATATGGCATTGGAGAGTAATGCAGTATTGGAAGCAgatgaactctcagatagcaAAGGATTCTTTTAGAAATGTAATGGATATGAGGGCAAACCTTGGTGGATTTGCAGCATCCCTTGCAAATAAAGATGTGTGGGTCATGAACGTTGTTCCTGTCAATGAATCTAGCAAACTGAAAGTCATCTATGATCGAGGTTTACTTGGGACTCTTCATGACTG A
- the LOC103713781 gene encoding protein PECTIC ARABINOGALACTAN SYNTHESIS-RELATED, with protein sequence MAELRHSASMGARAVSSPAHRDDPTHPFAAALDAGDGGAAPVRSSSRGRDRDKDPHHHRAFASALLHLPPPLRSLLSLEDPRLAYWILAFLAFLLFAGILLLSSLWSRLNAPYLCYKDGIALRCPRVKEPPSLWENPYSSTTSWKPCAERRENGISDLPPENETTGYIFIHAEGGLNQQRIAICNAVAVAKIMNATLILPVLKQDQIWKDQTKFEDIFDVDHFIEYLKDDVRIVREIPDWFTEKAELFTSIRRTVKNIPKYASAQFYIDNVLPRIKEKKIMALKPFVDRLGYDNVPPEINRLRCRVNYHALKFLPEIEEMADKLAARMRNRTGSLNPYMALHLRFEKGMVGLSFCDFVGTREEKAMMASYRQKEWPRRYKNGSHLWQLALQKRKEGRCPLEPGEVAVILRAMGYPKETQIYVASGQVYGGKNRMAPLRNMFPNLVTKEELANKEELDHFRKHVTSLAALDFLVCLKSDVFVMTHGGNFAKLIIGARRYTGHRLKSIKPDKGLMSKSFGDPFMGWAAFVEDVVISHQTRTGLPEETFPNYDIWENPLTPCMCKA encoded by the exons ATGGCGGAGCTGCGGCACTCGGCGTCCATGGGCGCCCGCGCGGTCTCCTCCCCCGCCCACCGCGACGACCCCACCCACCCCTTCGCCGCCGCCCTtgacgccggcgatggtggcgcCGCCCCGGTTCGCTCCTCCTCCCGCGGTCGCGATCGGGACAAAGACCCCCACCACCACAGAGCCTTCGCCTCCGCCCTCCTACACCTTCCCCCTCCCCTCCGATCCCTTCTCTCACTCGAGGACCCCAGGCTCGCCTACTGGATCCTCGCGTTCCTCGCCTTCCTTCTCTTTGCCGGGATCCTCTTGCTCTCTTCCCTCTGGAGCCGCCTG AATGCGCCTTACCTATGCTATAAGGATGGGATTGCTCTTCGCTGCCCCCGA GTGAAAGAGCCTCCATCGCTCTGGGAGAATCCCTATTCTTCTACTACTTCATGGAAACCTTGTGCTGAGCGCCGCGAGAATGGGATTTCAG ATCTTCCTCCCGAGAATGAAACCACTGGCTATATATTCATTCATGCAGAGGGCGGCTTGAACCAGCAACGTATAGCT ATATGCAATGCTGTTGCTGTTGCCAAAATAATGAATGCAACTCTTATTTTGCCAGTCTTGAAGCAAGATCAAATCTGGAAAGATCAGAC GAAGTTTGAAGATATATTTGATGTCGACCATTTTATTGAATACTTGAAGGATGATGTGCGTATTGTACGAGAAATTCCTGACTGGTTTACAGAAAAAGCAGAGCTTTTCACCAGTATAAG GCGAACAGTGAAAAACATCCCAAAGTATGCATCTGCACAGTTCTATATCGACAATGTGCTTCCAAGGATCaaagagaagaagataatgGCTCTAAAGCCTTTTGTTGATAGGTTGGG GTATGATAATGTTCCACCTGAGATAAACAGGCTCAGGTGCAGGGTCAACTATCATGCCTTAAAATTTTTACCTGAGATTGAAGAAATGGCTGATAAATTGGCGGCAAGGATGAGGAATCGTACTGGCAGTTTAAATCCATACAT GGCACTTCATCTGAGATTTGAGAAGGGAATGGTGGGCCTTTCCTTCTGTGATTTTGTTGGAACAAGAGAGGAGAAAGCTATGATGGCATCATATAGACAGAAGGAGTGGCCAAGGCGGTATAAG AATGGGTCTCATCTTTGGCAGCTAGCACTGCAGAAGCGAAAGGAAGGACGCTGCCCTCTTGAGCCTGGAGAGGTGGCTGTTATCCTTCGGGCAATgggatatcctaaagagacaCAGATATATGTTGCCTCTGGACAAGTGTATGGTGGAAAGAACAGGATGGCTCCTCTGAGAAATATGTTCCCCAACCTG GTTACCAAGGAGGAATTAGCAAACAAAGAGGAATTGGACCATTTCAGGAAGCATGTAACGAGCTTAGCTGCCCTGGATTTCTTAGTCTGCCTGAAATCAGATGTCTTTGTTATGACCCATGGTGGTAATTTTGCCAAGCTGATAATTGGCGCTCGTCGGTACACGGGTCACCGGCTCAAGTCCATAAAGCCAGACAAGGGGCTAATGTCCAAATCATTTGGGGACCCCTTCATGGGCTGGGCAGCCTTTGTGGAGGACGTAGTGATCTCGCACCAGACACGGACTGGTCTTCCAGAGGAAACATTCCCAAACTATGATATATGGGAGAACCCTCTAACTCCCTGTATGTGTAAGGCATGA